The following are from one region of the Penaeus monodon isolate SGIC_2016 chromosome 19, NSTDA_Pmon_1, whole genome shotgun sequence genome:
- the LOC119585118 gene encoding uncharacterized protein LOC119585118, producing MLINGIFFIVLALLIFSFLADAETFGPSLVSLVRRALWEFIALSLHCFTDGAQGLERVIQERVRSIMAGVSPAIQTLVRKHFNMQLRSMMSRMTITDDHIRRYVVSPDEGSVWRKNEVVDYVIVESPAAEPTPLPQMTSHHSSTADMVHVTPANVPAEEPMEVEEVGCMEEVITTGVEAELKLQLKEPLEELRKQRKMSLSQRNHLLQ from the exons ATGTTGATTAATGGGATTTTCTTCATAGTACTTGCACttctgattttctctttcttagcGGATGCTGAAACATTTGGTCCTTCCCTGGTATCTCTGGTCCGGCGAGCATTGTGGGAATTCATAGCACTCTCCCTTCACTGCTTCACAGATGGTGCCCAAGGGCTAGAGAGAGTTATCCAGGAACGAGTG AGATCTATAATGGCTGGAGTCAGTCCTGCTATTCAGACGTTGGTCCGTAAACACTTCAATATGCAGCTGAGATCCATGATGAGCCGCATGACCATAACAGATGATCATATTCGCCGTTATGTAGTATCTCCAGATGAGGGAAGCGTATGGAGGAAGAACGAAGTCGTAGACTACGTGATAGTGGAGTCTCCAGCTGCGGAGCCTACCCCTTTACCACAAATGACCTCACATCATTCTTCTACAGCAGACATGGTTCATGTGACCCCAGCTAATGTACCTGCTGAAGAG CCCATGGAAGTGGAAGAGGTTGGATGTATGGAGGAAGTCATAACCACAGGGGTTGAGGCAGAGTTAAAATTGCAACTGAAGGAGCCACTGGAGGAACTGAGGAAGCAAAGGAAGATGAGTCTCTCACAGAGGAACCACCTGTTACAATAA